In the Lepus europaeus isolate LE1 chromosome 18, mLepTim1.pri, whole genome shotgun sequence genome, one interval contains:
- the LOC133776619 gene encoding keratin, type I cuticular Ha8-like, with the protein MTSCTSSSYPVGSIRSLGARCVPITCSEVGVQYGPEGDSAPMCLSATVAHANRVRVGNTPLGRPSLCLPQSCRTACPLPGTCHIPGNVGICGAYGEVTLNGHEKETMQFLNDRLANYLEKVRQLERENAELETTIRETSKCHETSVCPDYQSYFRTIEELQQKILCTKAENARIVIQIDNAKLAADDFRIKHESERSLRQLVEADMCGMHKLMDDLSLAKADLEAQQESLKEEQLSLKSNHEQEVNTLRCQLGDKLRIELDTEPTIDLSRVLEEMRCQYEAMVETNRKDVEQWFQAQSEGISLQAMSCSEELQCCQSEILELRCKVNALEVEREAQHNLKDCLQNSLCEAEARFGTELAQMQILISNVEEQLSEIRADLERQNQEYQVLLDVKARLESEINTYRSLLESEDCKLPCNPCSTPPTYVAPASTPRPSCVPRSACGPGSVCGVSTGSRF; encoded by the exons ATGACCTCCTGCACCAGCTCATCCTACCCTGTGGGCAGCATCCGGAGCCTTGGAGCAAGATGTGTCCCCATCACCTGCTCTGAGGTCGGCGTCCAGTACGGGCCAGAGGGCGACAGCGCCCCCATGTGCCTCTCGGCCACCGTGGCGCACGCCAACCGGGTCCGCGTGGGCAACACCCCTCTGGGCAGACCCAGCCTCTGTCTGCCCCAAAGCTGCAGGACGGCCTGTCCCTTGCCGGGGACCTGCCACATTCCCGGGAACGTGGGCATCTGCGGGGCCTACGGGGAGGTGACCCTGAACGGGCACGAGAAGGAGACCATGCAGTTCCTGAACGACCGGCTGGCCAACTACCTGGAGAAGGTGCGGCAGCTGGAGCGCGAGAACGCGGAGCTGGAGACCACCATCCGGGAGACGAGCAAGTGCCACGAGACCAGCGTGTGCCCGGACTACCAGTCCTACTTCCGCACCATCGAGGAGCTCCAGCAGAAG ATCCTGTGCACCAAGGCTGAGAATGCCAGGATTGTCATACAGATCGACAACGCCAAGCTGGCTGCTGATGACTTCAGAATCAA GCACGAGAGCGAGCGCTCCCTGCGCCAGCTGGTGGAGGCGGACATGTGTGGCATGCACAAGCTCATGGACGACCTGAGCTTGGCCAAGGCTGACCTGGAAGCCCAGCAGGAGTCCCTGAAGGAGGAGCAGCTCAGCCTCAAGAGCAACCACGAGCAG GAAGTGAACACCCTGAGGTGTCAGCTTGGGGACAAGCTGCGCATCGAGCTGGACACTGAGCCCACGATCGACCTGAGCAGGGTGCTGGAGGAGATGCGGTGCCAGTACGAGGCCATGGTGGAGACCAACCGCAAGGACGTGGAGCAGTGGTTCCAGGCGCAG TCTGAAGGCATCAGCCTGCAGGCCATGTCCTGCTCCGAGGAGCTGCAGTGCTGCCAGTCGGAGATCCTGGAGCTGCGATGCAAGGTGAACGCCCTGGAGGTGGAGCGCGAAGCCCAGCACAACCTG AAGGACTGCCTGCAGAACTCCCTGTGCGAGGCCGAGGCCCGCTTCGGCACCGAGCTGGCCCAGATGCAGATCCTCATCAGCAACGTGGAGGAGCAGCTCTCCGAGATCCGGGCGGACCTGGAGCGGCAGAACCAGGAGTACCAGGTGCTGCTGGACGTCAAGGCCCGGCTGGAGTCAGAGATCAACACGTACCGGAGCCTGCTGGAGAGCGAGGACTGCAA ACTCCCCTGCAATCCGTGCTCCACCCCTCCCACCTACGTGGCTCCGGCGTCCACCCCTCGTCCGAGCTGTGTCCCCCGCAGTGCCTGTGGGCCCGGTTCAGTCTGTGGAGTGAGCACTGGGAGCAGATTCTGA